Part of the Methylorubrum populi genome is shown below.
GGATCCGCGCCAAGCCGCTGCACCTCTTAGGGTATGGCGACGACGGCGAGGCCGAGCCCGATCCCGGGCACGATCCGAAGATGGAGGAGGCCTCGGCGTGAACGACTTCGCCCACCTCCTCGACCGCCTCGCCTACGAGCCGCGCCGCAACGCCAAGCTGCGCCTGCTCCAGGATTTCTTCGCCGGCACGCCCGACCCGGAGCGCGGCTGGGCGCTCGCCGCCATGACCGGCGGGCTGACGTTTCGCGAGGCCAAGCCGGCCCTGATCCGCGCCCTGGTGGAGGAGCGGGTCGATCCGGTGCTGTTTTCGCTCTCCCACAACTACGTCGGCGATCTCGCCGAGACGACGGCGCTGATCTGGCCGGGGCCGGAGGAAATGCTGGGCAACTCCCCCTCTCCCCGCGTGCGGGGAGAGGGTCGCGACGACGCGGTCGCCGAAGCCCTCTCACCGCACACGGAGAGAGGGGATGACCCTGGCATCGGCCACAACAACCCGCCCCCGTCCGTCCCGACCCTCGCCGAGGTCGTCGAGACGCTGGCCACCACGCCGAAGCGTGCCCTGCCGCAGCATCTCGCCCGATGGCTCGATGCCCTCGACGAGACCGGGCGCTGGGCGCTCCTGAAGCTCGTCACCGGCAACCTGCGCGTCGGCGTCTCGGCCCGGCTCGCCAAGACCGCAATCGGCGCGCTCGGCGGCCACGAGGCGGATGCGGTGGAGGAGGTCTGGCACGGGCTGAAACCGCCCTACACCGAGCTGTTCGCCTGGGTGGAGGGGCGGGGCGAGCGGCCCGAGAGCCGCAACCCGGCCCCGTTCCGGCCGCCGATGCTGTCGCACCCGGTCGAAGAATTCGAGGATCTCGACAAGCTCGATCCCGAGGCCTTCTCCGCCGAGTGGAAGTGGGACGGCATCCGCGTCCAGCTCGCCGGCGGGCGCGACAATCAGGGACGCCAAGTCCAAAAAATCTACTCGCGCACCGGCGAGGATATTTCCGACGCCTTCCCCGACCTCGCCGAGGCGATCACCTTCGAGGGCGCCATCGACGGCGAGCTGCTGATCCTGCGCGAGGGCCGGGTGCAGAGCTTCAACGTGCTGCAGCAGCGCCTCAACCGGAAGGCGGTGACGGGCAAACTCTTGGACGAGTTCCCCGCCCATGTCCGCGCCTACGACGTGCTGTCGGCCGAGGGCGAGGATCTGCGGGGTCTCCCCTTCGCCGAGCGCCGGCCCCGGCTGGAGGCCCTGGTGCGGCGGCTCGACCATGCCCGCATCGACCTCTCGCCCCTGGTGCCGTTCGCGACCTGGGACGACGTGGCCGCGGCGCGCGCCGACCCGGCCTCCGCCGGGGCGGGGGCCGATGCGGACGCCATCGAGGGCGTGATGCTCAAGCGGCTCAACAGCGCCTATCTGCCCGGCCGCCCCAAGGGCCCGTGGTGGAAGTGGAAGCGCGAGCCCTACGTAGTCGATGCGGTGATGATGTACGCCCAGCGCGGCCACGGGAAGCGCTCGTCCTTCTACTCGGACTACACCTTCGGCTGCTGGCGCGAGGGGGCGGAGGGCGAGGAGCTGGTGCCGGTGGGCAAGGCCTATCACGGCTTCACCGATGCCGAGCTGCAAAAGCTCGACCGCTACGTCCGCAACCACACGACGAAGCGCTTCGGCCCGGTGCGCGAGGTCGCCTACGGCCGCGACGCCGGCCTCGTGCTGGAGATCGCGTTCGAGGGCGTGCAGCGCTCGACCCGGCACAAATCGGGCGTGGCGATGCGCTTCCCCCGCGTCAGCCGCATCCGCTGGGACAAGCCTCCGGCGGAGGCCGACCGGGTCGAGGTGCTGGAACGGATTCTGGCCCGCGGCGAGCGCGAGGTCGCGCCGGCGGCGGCGATGGAGGCATCGGAATGAGGCAGGCGGGCAGAAGCACCGGGAAGATCGGGCCGCTCGAAGGGTTTTCGGCCGGTGACGTGACCCAGCAGGCGAGCGCGCGGGTGACGGTGGCCACCCCCGGCCCCGGCTTCACCGACATCACCGAGGCGGTGGCGGCCTTCGTCGCCGAGAGCGGCATCCGCACCGGCCTCGTCAGCGTGTTCTGCCGGCACACCTCGGCTTCGCTGACGATCCAGGAGAATGCCGACCCGGACGTGCGCGTCGATCTGATGACCGCGCTCGACGGCTTCGCGCCCCGCCACGGACAGTACGTCCACGGCATGGAGGGGCCGGACGACATGCCCGCGCATATCCGTACGATGCTGACCGCCTCGGGCCTCGCCGTGCCGGTGCAGGGTGGCCGCCTCGCACTCGGCACGTGGCAGGGGATCTACCTGATCGAGCACCGCGACCGGGGGCATCGGCGGGAGATCGTGCTGCACGCCGTCGGCGCCTGACCCGCTTCAGCGCCGGATCAGGATCACGCCGCCGACCAGCAGCGCGACGCCGACGAGCCGCGGGCCGTCGAGCGGGCGCTGGGCGAGGCCCATCCAGCCGAAATGGTCGAAGGCGACCGAGGCCAGCATCTGCCCGGCCACGAGCAGGGCGATGAAGGCCGCCGCGCCGAGTTGCGGCACGAGGACGATGGCGAGCCCGATGAAGAGCGCGCCGAAGACGCCGCCGCTCCAGGCCCACCACGGCAGCCGCGCCGCCACGCTCGCGGAGGGCAGGGGATCGCGCAGCGCCAGGACGAGCAGTGCCATGCAGGCGAGGCCCACGGCGTAGCTCGCGAAGCCGGCCCAGGCCGCCGAGCCGAGATCCGTGCGCAGGCGCGTGTTCAGCACCTGCTGGACGACGATGCTGACACCCGCCGCGACAGCGAGAAGAGAGGGAAGCAGGAGGCGGAGCATCGGCCCTCGGTATCATCGATCGGTGGTCGAACCGCCGGTGGGCTGCGGCCGCGGCATTGACACCATCGAAGGGCCATGCCGTCAAATGCCTCTCACAGTGGCTTCCATGCAGATGAGGCATGATGAACCCGGCTCATCTCGACCTGTTCCGGGCGGTGCTTCGCTACGGCGGCATGACGCGAGCGGCGGGGGCGCTGGGCATCGGCCAGCCGCATGTCAGCCGCGCCATCGCCGGGCTCGAAGCCGAGCTCGGATTCGCGCTGTTCGTGCGCGGCCACGGCGCTGCCCTGCCGACGCGGGAGGGCGAGGCCTTTGCCCGCGAGGTCGAGCGCAGCGATGCCGGACTCGAGCGCCTGCGCGAGGCGGGACGCCGGATCCGCGACCTCGGCACCGGCCCGCTGCGCGTGGCCTGCCAGCCCTCGCTCGCCACCGGCCTGCTGCCCCGCGCCATCCGCGCGTTGAGCGAAGACAGTCCCGGCATCCATGTCGCGGTGCATGTGCCGAGCCCGGAGACGATCTGGTCCTGGACGGCGTCGGGGCAGTGCGACATCGGTCTCGTACGGCCACAACCAAGCCATGAGGGGGTCGTCAGCGAGCCCTTCCTGGCGATGGATGCCGTCTGCGCGCTGCCCCGCTTGCATGTGCTGACGGCCCAGACGACGATCACCCCTGCCGATCTCGCCGATGCGCCGCTGATCGCGGGCGCGCCGGGCCTTTTTCAGCACCGGGTCGAGGCGGCCTTCGCGGAAGCGGGCGTCACGCCGCGCATCGCCTTCACGGCGCAGTACACCGCCGCGCGTTGCGGTCTCGTGGCCGAAGGTCTCGGGATCGCCATCGTCGATCCGCTGCCGGCGCGGAA
Proteins encoded:
- a CDS encoding cisplatin damage response ATP-dependent DNA ligase, which gives rise to MNDFAHLLDRLAYEPRRNAKLRLLQDFFAGTPDPERGWALAAMTGGLTFREAKPALIRALVEERVDPVLFSLSHNYVGDLAETTALIWPGPEEMLGNSPSPRVRGEGRDDAVAEALSPHTERGDDPGIGHNNPPPSVPTLAEVVETLATTPKRALPQHLARWLDALDETGRWALLKLVTGNLRVGVSARLAKTAIGALGGHEADAVEEVWHGLKPPYTELFAWVEGRGERPESRNPAPFRPPMLSHPVEEFEDLDKLDPEAFSAEWKWDGIRVQLAGGRDNQGRQVQKIYSRTGEDISDAFPDLAEAITFEGAIDGELLILREGRVQSFNVLQQRLNRKAVTGKLLDEFPAHVRAYDVLSAEGEDLRGLPFAERRPRLEALVRRLDHARIDLSPLVPFATWDDVAAARADPASAGAGADADAIEGVMLKRLNSAYLPGRPKGPWWKWKREPYVVDAVMMYAQRGHGKRSSFYSDYTFGCWREGAEGEELVPVGKAYHGFTDAELQKLDRYVRNHTTKRFGPVREVAYGRDAGLVLEIAFEGVQRSTRHKSGVAMRFPRVSRIRWDKPPAEADRVEVLERILARGEREVAPAAAMEASE
- a CDS encoding secondary thiamine-phosphate synthase enzyme YjbQ, which codes for MRQAGRSTGKIGPLEGFSAGDVTQQASARVTVATPGPGFTDITEAVAAFVAESGIRTGLVSVFCRHTSASLTIQENADPDVRVDLMTALDGFAPRHGQYVHGMEGPDDMPAHIRTMLTASGLAVPVQGGRLALGTWQGIYLIEHRDRGHRREIVLHAVGA
- a CDS encoding DMT family transporter; translated protein: MLRLLLPSLLAVAAGVSIVVQQVLNTRLRTDLGSAAWAGFASYAVGLACMALLVLALRDPLPSASVAARLPWWAWSGGVFGALFIGLAIVLVPQLGAAAFIALLVAGQMLASVAFDHFGWMGLAQRPLDGPRLVGVALLVGGVILIRR
- a CDS encoding LysR family transcriptional regulator — its product is MMNPAHLDLFRAVLRYGGMTRAAGALGIGQPHVSRAIAGLEAELGFALFVRGHGAALPTREGEAFAREVERSDAGLERLREAGRRIRDLGTGPLRVACQPSLATGLLPRAIRALSEDSPGIHVAVHVPSPETIWSWTASGQCDIGLVRPQPSHEGVVSEPFLAMDAVCALPRLHVLTAQTTITPADLADAPLIAGAPGLFQHRVEAAFAEAGVTPRIAFTAQYTAARCGLVAEGLGIAIVDPLPARNLAGLPIVLRPFRPRLPIETVMIHPAGRPPGRIAERLMDHLRAQRDVLRDEP